The following proteins come from a genomic window of Deltaproteobacteria bacterium:
- a CDS encoding site-specific DNA-methyltransferase, with product MAILNFKGKTFVQNHHLAVKYYELVPKKDKSLTDKISLNDNLIIHGDNLKALKALLPTYAGKVKCIYIDPPYNTGNERWVYNDNVNSPMMQEWLGKVVDREDMTRHDKWLCLMMPRLKLLRELLREDGVIFVSIDDNEVHHLRMLMDEVFGEDKFYAMLTWINRTKPTNMGEARFNIQQNTESILVYGRMSMTEYPRFNLFKTEEKIYSSKDKDGHYRTEEIVQRRNIGTLRRDTMLYPLLDITPKKGYRWQLSLKKYEELMSKKRLLLIKGRPFQKIYDFEEERFAYDPFWSHLEEVGTAEDGKQELNDIFGIGHEFETVKPLDLIKRIIFHSTSSNQDDIILDSFAGSGTTAHAVLDLNKEDGGNRKFILVECEDYADKITAERVRRVIKGVKTAKDEKLKNGLGGTFSFFELGDPIEMESILEGKKLPSYIDLARYVFYTATGEEFDPKKVNEKRNFIGGSKEYEVYLFYKPDIEYLKSTALTLDAAKSLGEYKGKKRLVFAPSKYLDTEYLLEYRIDYCQLPFEIYKLKG from the coding sequence ATGGCAATATTGAATTTCAAGGGAAAGACCTTTGTCCAGAACCATCATCTGGCCGTAAAATATTACGAGCTTGTCCCGAAAAAGGACAAAAGCCTTACTGACAAAATAAGCCTTAACGATAATCTTATAATCCACGGCGACAACCTCAAGGCTTTAAAAGCCCTCCTTCCTACCTATGCAGGCAAAGTGAAATGTATCTATATTGACCCGCCATACAATACAGGCAATGAAAGATGGGTTTATAACGACAATGTCAACAGCCCGATGATGCAGGAGTGGCTTGGCAAGGTGGTTGACAGGGAGGACATGACCCGCCACGACAAATGGCTCTGCTTGATGATGCCGAGGCTGAAGTTGCTGAGGGAACTATTGAGGGAGGATGGGGTTATCTTTGTGAGTATTGATGACAATGAGGTTCATCATTTGAGGATGTTGATGGATGAGGTGTTTGGGGAAGATAAATTCTATGCAATGTTGACGTGGATTAACAGAACTAAGCCCACGAATATGGGAGAGGCACGATTTAATATACAACAAAACACAGAGTCTATTTTGGTTTATGGGAGAATGTCAATGACAGAATATCCGAGATTTAATCTATTTAAGACAGAAGAGAAAATATATTCGTCCAAAGATAAAGATGGCCATTATAGGACTGAAGAAATTGTACAGAGGAGGAATATAGGAACTCTTAGAAGAGATACAATGCTATACCCTCTTTTAGATATTACTCCAAAGAAGGGTTACCGATGGCAATTAAGCCTTAAAAAATATGAAGAACTTATGTCCAAAAAAAGGTTATTATTGATTAAAGGTAGGCCGTTCCAAAAGATATATGATTTTGAAGAAGAAAGATTTGCTTATGACCCGTTTTGGTCACATTTAGAAGAAGTTGGCACGGCTGAAGATGGAAAGCAGGAATTAAATGATATTTTTGGCATAGGACATGAATTCGAAACTGTGAAACCATTAGATTTAATAAAACGGATCATTTTTCATTCCACCTCATCTAACCAGGATGATATTATCCTTGACTCTTTCGCCGGTTCCGGCACAACTGCCCACGCAGTTTTGGACTTAAACAAAGAGGACGGAGGCAATCGTAAATTTATCCTCGTTGAGTGCGAGGACTACGCGGATAAAATTACCGCAGAGAGGGTAAGAAGGGTTATAAAGGGCGTCAAGACGGCAAAGGACGAGAAACTCAAAAACGGACTTGGCGGCACATTCAGCTTTTTCGAGCTTGGCGACCCGATTGAGATGGAGAGTATTCTGGAAGGTAAGAAACTCCCATCCTATATTGACCTTGCAAGGTATGTCTTTTATACGGCAACAGGAGAGGAATTTGACCCTAAAAAGGTGAATGAGAAAAGGAACTTTATCGGCGGATCAAAGGAATATGAAGTATATTTGTTCTATAAACCTGATATAGAATATCTCAAGTCAACTGCCCTCACACTGGATGCTGCAAAGAGTTTAGGCGAATACAAGGGCAAGAAACGGCTTGTCTTCGCCCCAAGCAAGTATCTTGATACAGAGTATCTCTTGGAGTATAGAATTGATTACTGTCAGTTGCCTTTTGAGATTTATAAGTTGAAGGGGTAA
- a CDS encoding DUF1828 domain-containing protein has translation MNILAIEEDFRKKVCDKIQIVGEGKERFRIFTPFMFDDGDHLSIVMKMSPMGWIISDEGHTYMHLSYYLDVKDLEKGTRQKVINAALSMFCIKDEQGELMVRVEDGDYGDALFSFIQGVLKITDVNYLTRERVRSTFYEDFKAFISEKVPEERMVFNYNDSQHDPEAKYIVDCKVNGMKRPLFVFPIPNDDKCRDATINCLQFEKWGIPFRSMAIYEDQETINRKVLARFSDVCEKQFSSLNLNKDRIEKYLSEVISE, from the coding sequence ATGAATATTTTGGCTATTGAAGAAGATTTTAGAAAGAAAGTCTGCGACAAAATACAGATTGTTGGGGAAGGCAAAGAACGGTTTAGAATATTTACGCCGTTTATGTTTGATGATGGAGACCATCTGTCAATAGTAATGAAAATGTCGCCAATGGGCTGGATTATTTCTGACGAGGGTCATACCTATATGCACTTAAGCTATTATCTTGACGTTAAGGATTTGGAAAAAGGAACGAGGCAAAAGGTTATTAATGCTGCTTTGTCAATGTTTTGTATCAAGGACGAACAAGGCGAGTTAATGGTGCGGGTCGAAGATGGGGATTACGGTGACGCACTTTTTAGTTTTATCCAAGGTGTTTTAAAGATTACAGACGTTAATTATCTTACCCGTGAAAGGGTGAGGTCTACTTTTTATGAAGATTTTAAGGCTTTTATTTCCGAAAAAGTACCTGAAGAAAGAATGGTATTCAATTACAATGACAGCCAGCATGACCCCGAGGCGAAATATATAGTTGATTGCAAGGTGAATGGCATGAAAAGGCCGCTTTTTGTCTTTCCTATTCCTAACGATGATAAATGCAGGGACGCAACTATTAATTGTCTCCAATTTGAAAAATGGGGTATCCCATTCCGTTCAATGGCCATTTATGAAGACCAAGAAACTATAAACAGGAAAGTTTTGGCAAGATTCAGCGATGTCTGCGAAAAGCAGTTTTCAAGTCTTAACTTGAATAAAGACCGCATTGAAAAATATTTAAGCGAAGTAATAAGTGAATAA